The Paracholeplasma brassicae genome includes the window GCAAGAACGGCTCTGCCGCCCACGGTTGCCATTCTAGCTCTAAACCCGTGTGTCTTTTGACGTTTAAGTTTACTTGGTTGATATGTTCTTTTCATGTAAATAAACCACCTTTCTCACGAAACCATGCGTTACTATTATATATATTCAATTTGTAAAAGTCAACCATTAATTCATCGATTCTAACTTTTATAAAATCTTTCTTGTTAAGTTTCTTAAAATTTGGGAAAAATGTGGAAAACTTTTACCCACATAAAGGCCATTTG containing:
- the rpmH gene encoding 50S ribosomal protein L34; protein product: MKRTYQPSKLKRQKTHGFRARMATVGGRAVLARRRAKGRASLTV